The Kineococcus rhizosphaerae sequence GAACCCCTGGCCGTGCAGACGATGATCTACTTCAAACCCCCGGGTGCCCGGGGGCAGGCCCTGCACCAGGACCAGCGCTACCTGCAGGTCTCACCGGGGACGTGCGTGGCGGCGTGGCTGGCCCTGGAGCGGGTGGACCCGGCCAACGGGTGCCTGCGGGTCGTGCCGGGTTCGCACCGCGTCGGCGTGCTGTGCCCGGTCCCCAGCGACACGACGAGGTCGTTCACGAGCGAGACGGTCCCGGTCCCGGAGGGCATGTCCGTGGTGGACGTCGTCATGGAACCCGGCGACGTGCTGTTCTTCCACGGCAACCTCATCCACGGGTCGGACCCGAACACGACGGCCGACCGGTTCCGGACGGTGGTCGTGGGGCACTACGCCACGGGCGGGGCCGAGCGGATCTCCCAGTGGTACCCCGACGTCGTGAGCTTCGCGGGGCAGCCCGCCCCGCTGGACGCGGTGCCGGCCGGTGGCCCGTGCGGGGAGTTCGTCGACGGGGAGTTCATCGTGACGTCGACGGTGCGCGAGGCGCTGGCCCGGCACTGAGCCCCTCCCGGTGACGCCCCGTCTCGTCAGAGACCGAGGTCGCTCAGACCGGGGTGGTCGGCCGGGCGGGGGCCGGGGGCGTCCCAGTGGAACTTCCGTTCGGACTCCTCGATCGCGACGTCGTTGATGCTCGCGTGGCGGTGGGTCATGAGCCCGTCCCCGTCGAAGCGCCAGTTCTCGTTGCCGTACGCGCGGAACCACCGGCCGTCGGCGTCGTGGTACTCGTACGCGAAGCGGACGGCGATGACGTCGTCGGTGTGGGCCCAGACCTCCTTGACGAGCCGGTAGTCCAGTTCACGTTCCCACTTGCCGGCGAGGAACTCGACGATGGCGGCGCGGCCCTGCAGGAAGGTCGAGCGGTTGCGCCACCAGCTGTCCTCGCTGTAGGCGAGGGAGATGCGCTCGGGGTCGCGGGAGTTCCAGGCGTCCTCGGCGGCGCGGGCCTTGGCGGCGGCGGAGTCGGCGGTGAACGGCGGCAGGGGCGGACGGGACACGGTGTCACCTTTCGGAGTTTTTGTTGTACCGATTGGTACTAGGTGTACTGAAAGGTACAGACGCCGCGCGGGGGTGTCAACGGGAACCCCGGCGGTGCGTCGGGGGACGCGGGATCAGGACAGCGCGGCGCGCAGGCGGCGTTCCGCGCGGGACGTGGTGCCGACCACCACGGCGTCGTCGTCGAGGGCACGGGCGAGGACCAGACCACCCTGGATCGTCGCGACCGCGTCCGTCGCCAGATCGGCCGCTTCGCGCTCCGCGATCCCGGCGCGCTGCAGCGTGCCGGCCAGCAACCCCACCCACTCGGAGAAGTACGTCCGCACCGCCTCGGCGTAGGTCTCCCGCTCCCCGCCCAGAGCCATCACGGCGAACAGGCACACCCGCTGACGGGACAGGAAGTAGTCCTGCACGGTCCGCGCCATCTCCACCACGGCGGCGTCCGCGTCCTGCGCGGTGCGCAGCGGTTCGAACACCTGCTCCTCGAACCACGCCTGCACCTCGGCCAGCACCGCCCGCGCCATGTCCGCCTTCCCCTCGGGGAAGAAGTGGTAGAGGCTGCCGCGCCCCATGCCGGTCTCCTGCTGGATGACCGACAGCGACGCACCGTCGAAACCCCTGCGGCGGAAGACGCCGGCGAGGGCGCGCACCGCGTCCGAACGGTCGAGGAGGGTCCGCGGCATCAGGACTCCTCCTTCGGCAGGTCGTGGCGGTCGGAACCTGGTGTACCGGATGGTACAGGACCGGCTCGGAGACGCGTCCGGTCGGGGGAGTTCACGGAACGGTCAGCCGCGCCGCGAGGTGCACCCGCTGCCCGTCGCGGCTGCGGACGGCACCGGCCCACCCGTCCTCCGTGCGCCGCGCGACGTGCCGGACGCTCGAGGACAGGAACAGCGGCGCCCCGAACTGCACCTCGTACCGCGCGGAGTCCGGCGCGGGGCCGGCGAGGTCGGCCAGGGCCCGCGAGGCCGTCCACATCCCGTGGGCGATGGCGCGGCCGAACCCGAACGCCCTGGCCGTCACGGGCGAGAGGTGGACCGGGTTGCGGTCCCCGCTGACCGCGGCGTACCGGCGGCCGGTGTCGGCCGGGACCCGCCACAGCGTCCCCTCCCCCTCGGGGGCGGGCAGCTTCGGCGCCTCGACGGGTTTGCCGGGCCAGCGCACCCCGCGCGCGAGGTAGCGGCTGCGTCCGGTCCACACGACCTCGCCGGCCGCGCTGAGTTCGGTGAGCAGGTCGACCGTCGCCCCGCGCCGGTGGGCGTGCATCCCGACGGCCCGCACCGCCAGGTCGAACTCCTCCCCCACCCCGAGCGCGCGGGACTGGGCGATCTCCTGCCCGAGGTGCAGGACACCCGCGACGGTGAACGGGAACGCCTCGCGGACCATGAGGTCGATCTGGTGCGGAAAACCGACGACCTGCGGGAACGGCAGCGGCACGGTGTCGCGCACGGGGAAACCCGTCAGCCGGCAGAACCGCGCGAGCTGGTCGAGGTCGAACCGGACCCCGCGCTGGACGACCCGGACGCGCGGGAAGTCCAGCGAACGGGAGGGCCGCGAGACGAGGGCGCGGGCGTAGAGCGCCCCCAGCGAGGGGGCCGACGTGAGGATGCGTTCCATCAGGCCCCCAGGAGGTTCTGGCCGCAGACCCGCAGCACCTGGCCGTCGATCCCGGCGGCGTCGGGCTGGGCGAGCCAGCCGATGGCCTCGGCGACGTCGATCGGCAGGCCGCCCTGCTGCAGGCTCGACGTCCGCCGCCCGAGTTCGCGCGGGATCGGCGGCATGGCCGCGGTCATGGGGGTCTCGATGAACCCGGGGGCGACGGCGTTGACCGCGAGACCGCGTTCCGCCAGGGGCCCGGCCAGCGCCTCGACGAGCCCGACGAGCCCGGCCTTGCTGGTCGCGTAGTTCGTCTGCCCCTTGGCCCCCGCCAGCCCGTTGATGGAGGACAGGCACACGAACCGGGCTCCCGGGGCCAGCGCGCCGTCGTGCTCGAGCAGGGCCGTGGTGAGCCGGACCGGGGCGCCGAGGTTCACGGCCAGCACCGAGCTCCAGGCCGCGGCGTCGAGGTTCACGAAGGACCGGTCCCGGGTGATCCCGGCGTTGTGCACGACGACGTCGGCACCGCCGAACCGGTCGGCGAGGTGGGTGGCCAGCGCCGCCGGTGCGTCGGCGGCGGTGACGTCCAGGTGCAGCGTGGACCCCGCCACGGAGTTCGCGACGGCGGCCAGCTTCTCCCCCGCCGCGGCGACGTCGACGCACACGACGTGGTGCCCGGACCGGGCGAGGACCTGGGCCGTGGCGGCCCCGATGCCCTGCGCCGCACCGGTGACGACGGCGACGGGCCGGTCCCGGCGCACCACGGGCACCCCCGGGCCGACGACGAGCGGCTGCCCGTCGACGAACGCCGAGCGGGCCGAGCAGAAGAACTCCACGGCGCTGCGCAGCGCGGTGCCGGCCCCTTCCGCGACGCGCAGCAGGTTCACCGTCGTGCCACCGCGAGCCTCCTTGCCCAGGCTCCGCACGAAACCCTCCAGCCCCTGCTGGACGGCCCGGGCCTCGGGGTCGGTCAGGGTCGCCGGGACGGCGGACAGGACGAGCACCCGGCCGGTCGTGCGCCGGAAGAGCGGCGCGAGGGTCAGCAGCTCGTCGAGGTCCGCGACCGTGCGCAGGCCCGTCGCGTCGACGACGAGCGCGGCCAGCGGTTCCTCCCCGCGCGCGATCCGGACCCCGGCGTTGCGCAGCCACAGGGTGGTCTCGTCGACCCGCGACGCCCCGGGCAGCCCGACGACGGCGGCGGGGCCGTCGAGCAGGCCCTGGCCGGGGACGGACCGGCGCAACCTCGGCGGTCTGGGCAGCCCGGTCCTGG is a genomic window containing:
- a CDS encoding phytanoyl-CoA dioxygenase family protein, whose product is MSDDADSAYARDGYVLVRGLFSREEAADWYAHAHHLGATRTAEFASAQEFDPTSEDPLRRRPRLLQPHLGDERSRQFLLDQRLRRALVHLLGEEPLAVQTMIYFKPPGARGQALHQDQRYLQVSPGTCVAAWLALERVDPANGCLRVVPGSHRVGVLCPVPSDTTRSFTSETVPVPEGMSVVDVVMEPGDVLFFHGNLIHGSDPNTTADRFRTVVVGHYATGGAERISQWYPDVVSFAGQPAPLDAVPAGGPCGEFVDGEFIVTSTVREALARH
- a CDS encoding DUF1348 family protein, producing MSRPPLPPFTADSAAAKARAAEDAWNSRDPERISLAYSEDSWWRNRSTFLQGRAAIVEFLAGKWERELDYRLVKEVWAHTDDVIAVRFAYEYHDADGRWFRAYGNENWRFDGDGLMTHRHASINDVAIEESERKFHWDAPGPRPADHPGLSDLGL
- a CDS encoding TetR/AcrR family transcriptional regulator, whose amino-acid sequence is MPRTLLDRSDAVRALAGVFRRRGFDGASLSVIQQETGMGRGSLYHFFPEGKADMARAVLAEVQAWFEEQVFEPLRTAQDADAAVVEMARTVQDYFLSRQRVCLFAVMALGGERETYAEAVRTYFSEWVGLLAGTLQRAGIAEREAADLATDAVATIQGGLVLARALDDDAVVVGTTSRAERRLRAALS
- a CDS encoding MaoC family dehydratase; amino-acid sequence: MERILTSAPSLGALYARALVSRPSRSLDFPRVRVVQRGVRFDLDQLARFCRLTGFPVRDTVPLPFPQVVGFPHQIDLMVREAFPFTVAGVLHLGQEIAQSRALGVGEEFDLAVRAVGMHAHRRGATVDLLTELSAAGEVVWTGRSRYLARGVRWPGKPVEAPKLPAPEGEGTLWRVPADTGRRYAAVSGDRNPVHLSPVTARAFGFGRAIAHGMWTASRALADLAGPAPDSARYEVQFGAPLFLSSSVRHVARRTEDGWAGAVRSRDGQRVHLAARLTVP
- a CDS encoding 3-oxoacyl-ACP reductase; its protein translation is MSAMSDPYGSFVRTGPGKLLAARTGLPRPPRLRRSVPGQGLLDGPAAVVGLPGASRVDETTLWLRNAGVRIARGEEPLAALVVDATGLRTVADLDELLTLAPLFRRTTGRVLVLSAVPATLTDPEARAVQQGLEGFVRSLGKEARGGTTVNLLRVAEGAGTALRSAVEFFCSARSAFVDGQPLVVGPGVPVVRRDRPVAVVTGAAQGIGAATAQVLARSGHHVVCVDVAAAGEKLAAVANSVAGSTLHLDVTAADAPAALATHLADRFGGADVVVHNAGITRDRSFVNLDAAAWSSVLAVNLGAPVRLTTALLEHDGALAPGARFVCLSSINGLAGAKGQTNYATSKAGLVGLVEALAGPLAERGLAVNAVAPGFIETPMTAAMPPIPRELGRRTSSLQQGGLPIDVAEAIGWLAQPDAAGIDGQVLRVCGQNLLGA